A genomic window from Tolypothrix sp. PCC 7910 includes:
- a CDS encoding ATP-binding protein, whose translation MAGSQQGLGDIAAAIDSLELAKSETQPQYNPQLYISILEKLRLLYFEQARYLDAFHLKQERLQIEQQYGFRAFVGASYLNPQRQAINPAQIPAENTETIAQEIAVSSRVQDVRRLRERVSRNEYKLTVIHGQSGVGKSSILQGGLIPALQEKPIGERDVLPILLRSYTDWVGMLGRSLGENVERLGGISLNSAAEILAQLRHNEGRNLLTVLIFDQFEEFFFVYQDQAQRRPFYDFLRDCLNIPFVKVILSLREDYLHYLLELDRLFDLTVINNNILDKNIRYYLGNFSSDDAKTLIESLTERTHFYLEPNLIDELVKDLAGEIGEVRPIELQIVGAQLQTEKITSLERYRQAGTKEKLVERFLEEVIKDCGAVNESAARLVLYLLTDENGTRTLKTKDELAANLPASDEELDLVLEIFIKSGLVLLVQEPPAERYQLVHDYLVDLIRRQQGNELLEELAKEREQRLQAEENL comes from the coding sequence TTGGCTGGTTCGCAACAGGGTTTAGGTGATATTGCAGCTGCAATTGATAGCTTGGAGTTAGCAAAATCGGAAACTCAGCCGCAGTATAACCCGCAATTATATATATCGATTTTAGAGAAATTGCGCTTACTCTATTTTGAGCAAGCTAGATATTTAGATGCTTTTCATCTTAAGCAAGAACGATTACAAATTGAACAGCAATATGGGTTTCGGGCTTTTGTGGGTGCATCTTATCTTAACCCGCAGCGACAGGCTATTAACCCAGCACAAATACCAGCAGAAAATACGGAAACTATTGCTCAAGAAATTGCAGTTTCTAGCCGAGTGCAAGATGTGCGGCGGTTACGGGAAAGAGTGAGCAGAAATGAATATAAATTGACTGTAATTCATGGACAGTCGGGAGTGGGGAAAAGTTCAATTTTACAAGGGGGATTAATCCCAGCTTTGCAAGAAAAACCAATTGGTGAGCGAGATGTTTTACCAATTTTGTTGCGGAGTTATACAGATTGGGTGGGAATGTTAGGTAGGAGTTTAGGAGAAAATGTTGAGAGGTTGGGGGGAATATCTCTTAATTCTGCGGCTGAGATATTAGCGCAGTTGCGGCATAATGAAGGACGGAATTTATTAACGGTTTTAATATTTGATCAGTTTGAAGAGTTTTTCTTTGTTTATCAAGACCAAGCTCAAAGGCGACCGTTTTATGATTTTCTGCGAGATTGCTTAAATATACCTTTTGTCAAGGTAATTTTGTCTTTGCGGGAAGATTATTTACATTATTTATTGGAATTAGATAGGTTATTTGATTTAACGGTTATTAATAATAATATTCTGGATAAAAATATTCGTTATTATTTGGGGAATTTTTCAAGCGATGATGCGAAGACTCTCATTGAGAGTTTGACGGAGAGGACACATTTTTATTTAGAGCCTAATTTAATTGATGAATTGGTGAAGGATTTGGCGGGGGAAATTGGGGAAGTTCGCCCGATTGAGTTGCAAATTGTGGGGGCGCAATTGCAAACTGAGAAAATTACGAGTTTAGAAAGGTATCGTCAGGCGGGGACGAAAGAAAAATTAGTTGAGCGATTTTTAGAGGAAGTAATAAAAGATTGTGGTGCTGTTAATGAAAGTGCTGCGAGATTAGTTTTATATTTATTGACTGATGAGAATGGCACAAGAACACTAAAAACTAAGGATGAGTTAGCCGCAAATTTACCAGCATCGGATGAGGAATTAGATTTGGTGTTGGAGATTTTTATTAAATCTGGTTTGGTATTGCTTGTACAAGAGCCTCCGGCGGAACGTTATCAATTGGTGCATGATTATTTAGTTGATTTGATTCGCCGCCAACAGGGGAATGAGTTATTAGAAGAATTGGCGAAGGAACGTGAGCAACGTTTGCAAGCGGAAGAGAATTTATAA